DNA from Candidatus Nitrospira nitrificans:
GTGTGCGAGGCATTCTTCACGACACACCGCAAGAGAAGATCGTCATCCCCATCATCCTGGACGGCGAAAACCCATGGGAACACTATCACGACGGCGGAGAGCGGTTCCTGTCTCTTCTATACGAATCCCTCACCAACCACGAGCTGGATCACGCCGGAGAGGTGATGGTCCAGGCCTCGACCATGTCGGATGCAATGACCGCCGTGCAACCCGCACAACAGCTCCCCTGCCTCCATTCCGGCTCCTGGATCAATTCCGACTACAAGATCTGGATCGGACACCAGGAAGACAACTGCGGGTGGGATCTCCTCGGTCACACTCGCACACAGCTGATGAATCTCGCGCAAAGTCTTCCGCCCGATCGCGCGCAAGCGGCTTGGCAAGAACTCTACGCAGCCGAGGGCAGCGACTGGTTCTGGTGGTACGGCGATGATTTCGATACCGACTTTAAGCCTGAATTCGATCGGCTCTTCCGCACCCATCTTCGGAACGTCTGGACGCACATGGGCATTCCGCCCCCCGAGCAACTGAATGCCCCGATCTGTATCAGGACCATCGCCTCCGAATCCGATTCAGTCCAACAGCCGCTCGTCCTGTTGAATCCCGCAATCGACGGCAAGGTGACCGACTTTTTCGAATGGCGTGGCGCGGGGAACATCAACACCCGACCCCCGCTGGGAGCCATGTGGAAAGCCGACGGACTCTTCACGGCGATCCAATTCGGCTGGACTTTGGATCAGCTCGTGATGAGATTCGACCCCGACGAAACGAGTGCGACCAGGCAGGGCCTTGACGTCGACATTCTGTTGCAAGGGCCTCGATTCACCTTTCGACTGACGTTTTCGCTTGCCTCGCCGGGCCCGGAAGCTTTTCTCTTGTCTCGCCAGACCCAAGCAGACGCCTGGCAGGAGATCGGGGCCTATCGTTCAATCATGGCCCGCGCCATTCTGGAGTTGGCCGTCCCCAGGAAAGAGCTGTGTTTGGAACAAGGGGATACGATCCAGATGGCGATCATCGTGCGGGAACACGGCCTCGAAGTCGCTCGCTATCCTGGCCATCGTCCGGCTGTCCTCACGGTACCCGGGCCGGAATTTGAGGCGGAACTGTGGAGAGTGTGATCGGCGGGAATAGTGAATGAATGGAACATGGTTACTGGTTGAATTGTTGACACCCATTCTACATTCACCATCAAACATTCAACATTTGCATGGAGGCACATGCCGGATCTAAGACGTGACCCCGTTGTGGGCCGCTGGGTGATCATTTCCACCGAACGCAGGGGCCGCCCGCATGACTTTATCAATCTGCGACCGGCCCGACCGGTTTCGACGGCCCTCTGTCCGTTTTGCCCGGGGCAGGAACGGCTCACGCCGAAAGAAATCATGGCCTATCGACCGCAGCCGGCCGGACCCAATTCTCCGAACTGGACCGTGCGTGTCGTCCCGAATAAATTTCCTGCGCTGCAAGTTGAAGGTGACATGGGTCGCGAGGGGATCGGACTTTACGATCGCATGAACGGCGTGGGCGCCCATGAAGTCATCATTGAAACACCGACACATGTCGAAGGCCTTGCCGATCTGCCGACCAAGAAGATCGAGGACGTGCTGTGGGCCTATCGAGACCGAATGATCGACCTCAGAAAGGACATTCGATTTCGCTACATTCTCATTTTCAAGAACCACGGCGCGTCCGCCGGCGCCACCCTGGAACACAGCCATTCTCAACTCATTGCCCTGCCGATCGTCCCGACCAACGTGCAGGAGGAGTTGGACGGATGCCGCGCGCACTATCAGCAGAAGGAGCGTTGCATTTACTGCGACATTCTCCGACAAGATCTCTCGGAGGGAGATCGAATCGTCGCCGAGAATCCGGAGTTTCTCTGCGTCACACCCTTCGCGCCACGATTCCCCTTCGAAATGTGGATTCTTCCCAAGCGCCATGCGGCATATTTTGAGGAAAGCCAGAAATCGCAGTTCGAATTTCTGGCCCCGATCCTTTCGGAGTCGTTGCGTCGCATGGACACAGTGTTGTCTCGCCCCTCGTACAACTTCATTCTCCACAGTTCTCCCCTGCATGAGAAAACCGGCGAGTACTACCATTGGCACCTGGAGATCATCCCCAAACTCACGCAAGTCGCCGGCTTCGAATGGGGCACCGGCTTCTACATCAATCCGGTGTCGCCGGAAGAAGCTGCGACGTTCCTCCGCGAAGCAGGAATCTAGATGCCGGTCCGCTTTCGCATCGAAGATCCCGCGCTTGCGGGAGCGCTGGGCAAGATTGAGCAATTGATTCGCCGCGCCGGCGGGAGAACATGGCTGGTCGGCGGCTCGGTCCGGGATCTCGCGCTCGGCCGACAGCCCCGTGATTTAGACCTCGAAGTGACGGGTGTGCCGCCCGGCCAACTCCATGCGCTGCTGGATGGGCACTTCTCCGTGCAATTCGTCGGAAAAGCGTTCGCGGTCTTCAAGCTGCAAGGTCTACCGGTCGATCTTTCCGTTCCCTCCCGCATGCTTTCTGACGACACCTCCCTCTCCGGCTTGCTGAGACAGGCCGATCCCAATATGCCGATCGACGAGGCGCTTGCACGGCGAGACTTCACGATGAACGCAATGGCCTGGGATCCGGACACCAGAGAGCTTCGCGATCCCTTCAACGGTCGCAGCGACCTTGATGCACGGATCTTGCGCCACGCGTCGAGCCGATTCGCGGAAGATCCTCTGCGCGTCTTGCGCGGCATGCAGCTGGCCGCTCGCTTTGAACTCGCGGGCGCGCCGGAAACAGTCGCCTTGTGTCAAACACTCTCCCAGGAGAACCAACCCAGCGAGCGTCTGTGGGAAGAATGGAAGAAGCTGCTCCTTCAAGGCCGTAAACCATCGCTGGGTTTGCAGTTCTTACGTCACTGCGGCTGGCTCCGTTTCTATCCGGAGCTCGCGGCCCTTGAAGGCTGTCCACAAGACCCCATCTGGCACCCGGAAGGCGACGTCTGGATTCACACGCTCCATTGTCTGGATTGGTTCGCCGCAGAGCGAACCGGCGATGAACCGGACGACCTGGCCGTTGGGTTGGGCGTCCTCTGCCACGACTTCGGCAAACCGGCCGCGACCAGAGCGGAATATGGACACGTCACCTCGCGAGGTCATGAAGCGGAAGGGGCCGGCCCAACGAAACGTTTTCTTGAGCGGCTGACGAACCAGCACCATTTGATCGATGAAGTGATCCCTCTGGTATTGTGCCATCTTCGTCCTCGTGCCCTCCACGATGCCGACGCTTCGGACAGCGCAGTTCGTCGATTGGCAAGACAAGTCAAGCGCATCGACCGATTGGTGCGCGTGGCCCGAGCCGACCATGCCGGCCGCCCGCCGAAACAGTTTGATGGATTTCCCGCCGGCGAGTGGTTGTTGAGCCGGGCACAACAGCTGTCAGTGGACCGTCAGACACCTCCTCCCATTGTCACGGGTCGTCACCTGTTGGATGTGGGGATCCAGCCTGGTCCTGACATGGGCCGACTCCTTGATGACTGTTATGAGGCACAACTTGATGGGGTCTTCGCAACGCTGGAAGAGGGTTTGAACTATGCGAAAAGCAGGCACTCCGCTCTGTAGTCGGCGGGCCTGAAACCTTACCGCCTGTTCCTCGGATGCCTCTTCCTCCACACGTTACTTCCTCTCTGATGAGAACTCGCAAAGCGGCAGTCGCTTAGGTAATAGCAATTGGAATGAGGCAGTTTGGTCATGTCCAGACTATTCTGCTACAGCACTCTGTAGGATAAATCATTCGGAGCTTCATGAGAGGAATTTCGTAACCTGCTGATTACCTGATGCTCTCTGTTTCATCTTCCAAATAGGGCAGAATGGCACTACCTTTGCTGTATACCTTCGCAAGTGCCAAATGAACGGCACACATATCTTCTAATTTCTTAATAGGGGGTTCTTATAATGAAAAGCATGTTGATGGCAGTGATGGCAGTGGCAGTGGCAGTGACGTTCAGCGCGCCAGCCTTCGCCGGCGAGAAGAAGGAAGAGAAGAAGGGTGGCCATGTCGTGATTTCTGCTGAAGAGAAGAAGAAGGATGGCAAGGCCGACGAGACTTTCGGCGATAAGAAAGAAGAGAAGAAGGGTGGCCACGCGGACACCTTTGGCGACAAGAAGGACGAAAAGGGCGGAAAGTAGACTCGGCTGGTGAGACTGAGGGGGCTTTCTGCCTAAAGGGAGAAAGCCCCCCAGTGTTTTTTCCTCCTAGAACAGAGCCCCACCCTCTCGATTGCTATGCTCTCTCCGAGCTGTATGATTCAGACTACACCGCTCTCCATCTGATCTTGCTGGTCACTGCAGATAGTCCACTCACATTTCATATACTTCCAATGACTTCCAGCTGAATACTTCCGCATTGACATCGGTACAAACTTTGCTCATATCGATCACTACACACGCTGCTCGCAGCAAACCTGTGCTATAGGATTCTCAAAATCGATGACCAATCCCTATCATTTATTTCGGATTTGTTTCTTCCTGCTTGTGACGGCGGGGTGTGCTTCGTCTGACCCCACACTAACCAACCCTGCGTCAGGCACAGGCAATGGAACCGCCACACTTTCCTGGGATGGCAATGAACAAGCAAACGTTGCTGGACACAAGATCTATCAGGCAACAGCCCCTGGTAAGTATGGTGCGCCGATAGCGACCGTCCCCATGACTGTCACGAGCTACACCGTGACAGGTCTTGAAGCCGGGACCACCTATTTTTTCACAGTCACCGCATACAATGCGGGTGGCGCCGAAAGTTCTTTCTCAAACGAAGTGAGCAAGACCATCCCCTAACCACCCCCCGGACCTCAAATCCAGACTTTTCCGGCGTTCGTCTCTTGACCCCTTCTCATTGAGAACTGTATAACCACTGACGCTGGTACGTGCTGGGCAAAAGCGCTGAGTGCTGAGACGAGACGCCATCCACCACTATCGTCGTCAAGCTAGCCCTTTACCTCAGGACTTATATTTCGTCGGTACATAAGCAGGCGCCCGTAGCTCAATGGATAGAGCATCTGACTACGGATCAGAAGGTTACAGGTTCAAGTCCTGTCGGGCGCACCACACCGCATCTCGTGCGTGCCGCGCGCTATCTATCATCTTCTCGTTTCTGTTGGGCGCGGATAAGCACCTTCAGTAGTCTTAATTCAATTCCGATCGCTCGCTCGTGCCGGAAGCCCATCCAGCCTCCCCATCTCCTTGGGACCGAAGATCAACAGGTCAATTCGCGGATGGATGCATCACACTCAGCCGGTTCTGACCGAACAAGGGATAACACAATGCCCTACTCAGTCGGGTACGATTTCGTTCCGGCTTAACTACGTGCCGCCGCCCGGGCAAGTAGTTCCTTTTGCAAGATTTCGATATCGGCCTTTGCGCCCAACGCGAGCTCCTCCACCTTGCGTTCACTCTCCGGTCCAGGCACATGGGAAAACTCATGGCAGTCTTCATAGGCCTGCTCTGTGGTACCAGTCGCTCTGATTATCATACCGGCGATGACTCCTCCAACAATCGCCGTGGCGAGCGTCATCGCGATGCCCACGAGTTGAACCCCAACGACACCGGGCACCACGGCAATCGCGATCAGTCCACCCAATAGCCCGGGCATCCCATGCAGATTGTGGACGCCGCAGGTATCAATCAATTTAATTTTTGATTCCAGCATGGGCTGAATGAACACAAACCCGATCACCGAAAGCGCACCGGCAAGCAATCCGATCCCAAACGCGCCTATGGGGCTCACAAGGTTGCAAGTCGATCCAATGGAGACGCCACCCGCCAATGCCGCATTGGCCATATCCACCATCGACGTTTTTCCATGATGAAAACGTGTGCTGAGGAAATAGGTGGCGAGCGTGGCTCCGCTCAGAGCAAGGATCGTATTCACGATCGTTTGAGGCATTTGCTCGAACGGCACGATCGCGGTCGCAAAACTCGGCCAAAACAGCCACAGCACCATGGACCCGAGCATTGCGAACCGATCAGACGTCGGATCGGATTCAATCGGCTGACTCCGCTGCTGCGCAGTCGTCAGCACCAGAGACGCGGCTAGTCCGAAATAGGCACCGAATGCATGGATGACGATCGATCCGGCCGAATCCTGAAACCCCTTGGTAAGGCCTGAACCATTATCCAAGACCAAATATTCGTTCAGCGCATAGAGCGGCACCAACAACAGCGTGAGTAGGGCATATTGAAATACCCGCAAGCGTCCGAGCACCGCCCCCATCGCGATCAACGCCGTCGCCACCGAAAATTCAGCCAGCATCAAGGTCTCGACTGAATGGGCCTGTATCGAATGCCCCACCACTCCGTTCGCCCGCAACAACATGTACAAAGGTAGCCCCGTTGCGACGACGAGATAGGTGCCGGTCGTGGCGCCGAAGCCATACCGTCGGACGAACACCATGAGAAAGCCGAACCCGACGACCAGCATGGCCAGGATGTGAATCGAATAGTTATATTGCGCGACCAAGCGCGCCTCATTCACGGCACCAGCCGGCTCCTCGGCACCGACCCAACTTGTCA
Protein-coding regions in this window:
- a CDS encoding glycoside hydrolase family 57 protein, producing MKHVHVCFLWHMHQPYYTDPVAGSASMPWVRLHATKAYYDMAYLLEKFPGVNATFNFTPSLLLQLQEIGSGKVLDLFLEHAQRPAADLTHEEKAFLVRHFFSANWATMVRPYPRYHELLVKRGLDVPGQDLHRVARQFSTQELLDLQVWHNLAWFGYGTVQQYPRLAALRQKNRGFTEDDKQELLDLQRLAVREILPLYRRLLERGQVELTTTPFYHPILPLVIDTDINRRARPDLPLPARFHAPEDAAAQLQQAVEYHQRTFGRAPTGLWPSEGSVCPEMLPLIHQTGLRWFATDEGILARSLGMCGRPWHRQSALYQPYRIGEPEHALTVLFRDREISDAFGFVYHKTTPESAAEDVLRRVRGILHDTPQEKIVIPIILDGENPWEHYHDGGERFLSLLYESLTNHELDHAGEVMVQASTMSDAMTAVQPAQQLPCLHSGSWINSDYKIWIGHQEDNCGWDLLGHTRTQLMNLAQSLPPDRAQAAWQELYAAEGSDWFWWYGDDFDTDFKPEFDRLFRTHLRNVWTHMGIPPPEQLNAPICIRTIASESDSVQQPLVLLNPAIDGKVTDFFEWRGAGNINTRPPLGAMWKADGLFTAIQFGWTLDQLVMRFDPDETSATRQGLDVDILLQGPRFTFRLTFSLASPGPEAFLLSRQTQADAWQEIGAYRSIMARAILELAVPRKELCLEQGDTIQMAIIVREHGLEVARYPGHRPAVLTVPGPEFEAELWRV
- the galT gene encoding galactose-1-phosphate uridylyltransferase, yielding MKHSTFAWRHMPDLRRDPVVGRWVIISTERRGRPHDFINLRPARPVSTALCPFCPGQERLTPKEIMAYRPQPAGPNSPNWTVRVVPNKFPALQVEGDMGREGIGLYDRMNGVGAHEVIIETPTHVEGLADLPTKKIEDVLWAYRDRMIDLRKDIRFRYILIFKNHGASAGATLEHSHSQLIALPIVPTNVQEELDGCRAHYQQKERCIYCDILRQDLSEGDRIVAENPEFLCVTPFAPRFPFEMWILPKRHAAYFEESQKSQFEFLAPILSESLRRMDTVLSRPSYNFILHSSPLHEKTGEYYHWHLEIIPKLTQVAGFEWGTGFYINPVSPEEAATFLREAGI
- a CDS encoding CCA tRNA nucleotidyltransferase translates to MPVRFRIEDPALAGALGKIEQLIRRAGGRTWLVGGSVRDLALGRQPRDLDLEVTGVPPGQLHALLDGHFSVQFVGKAFAVFKLQGLPVDLSVPSRMLSDDTSLSGLLRQADPNMPIDEALARRDFTMNAMAWDPDTRELRDPFNGRSDLDARILRHASSRFAEDPLRVLRGMQLAARFELAGAPETVALCQTLSQENQPSERLWEEWKKLLLQGRKPSLGLQFLRHCGWLRFYPELAALEGCPQDPIWHPEGDVWIHTLHCLDWFAAERTGDEPDDLAVGLGVLCHDFGKPAATRAEYGHVTSRGHEAEGAGPTKRFLERLTNQHHLIDEVIPLVLCHLRPRALHDADASDSAVRRLARQVKRIDRLVRVARADHAGRPPKQFDGFPAGEWLLSRAQQLSVDRQTPPPIVTGRHLLDVGIQPGPDMGRLLDDCYEAQLDGVFATLEEGLNYAKSRHSAL
- a CDS encoding fibronectin type III domain-containing protein; the encoded protein is MTNPYHLFRICFFLLVTAGCASSDPTLTNPASGTGNGTATLSWDGNEQANVAGHKIYQATAPGKYGAPIATVPMTVTSYTVTGLEAGTTYFFTVTAYNAGGAESSFSNEVSKTIP
- a CDS encoding ammonium transporter family protein, with translation MQNRFWLTMLSAASLFLLCVTSWVGAEEPAGAVNEARLVAQYNYSIHILAMLVVGFGFLMVFVRRYGFGATTGTYLVVATGLPLYMLLRANGVVGHSIQAHSVETLMLAEFSVATALIAMGAVLGRLRVFQYALLTLLLVPLYALNEYLVLDNGSGLTKGFQDSAGSIVIHAFGAYFGLAASLVLTTAQQRSQPIESDPTSDRFAMLGSMVLWLFWPSFATAIVPFEQMPQTIVNTILALSGATLATYFLSTRFHHGKTSMVDMANAALAGGVSIGSTCNLVSPIGAFGIGLLAGALSVIGFVFIQPMLESKIKLIDTCGVHNLHGMPGLLGGLIAIAVVPGVVGVQLVGIAMTLATAIVGGVIAGMIIRATGTTEQAYEDCHEFSHVPGPESERKVEELALGAKADIEILQKELLARAAARS